A single genomic interval of Oryza sativa Japonica Group chromosome 7, ASM3414082v1 harbors:
- the LOC4344035 gene encoding pentatricopeptide repeat-containing protein At1g08070, chloroplastic: MRGKRGAAAAATAALPEQQAVHARLEKSARPDVLYATGVMRAYLRASLPLQSLRLLAGLLPRAPRLLATSFSLSVALQACGSAAAPVSVGAALHARALRSGFAAADLFVRTALVEMYAKAGRVDLARDAFDEAPLRDVFLCNVMLAAYVSRSEVAEARKVFDGMPMRDLVSWNTMIHGYAMRGEVGLAREIFDGTEDRDAFSWSSMISAYAKSRRSKEALELWREMHAASIIPDCITLVSVVSACSDLGALAVGAEVHRFVESNRIELDLKLGTALIDMYAKCGDIESAQRVFDRMPEKDVQTWSSMIIGLANHGLGHESLSLFSKMISEGMKPNGVTFVGVLIACTHVGLVSEGKKYFRSMNEVHGIEPTVEHYGCMVDLLGRSGHVEEARQLIRSMTFEPDTIIWRALLGACRIHKNVEIAEEAMAKLRVLDPLGDGHYVLLSNIYAQANSWEGVAEMRKTIRRDNIQRIPGRSSIEWDEKIHEFVSGDRLHPRSKEIYRVLEEMMDRLKQAGYKPMTGLVLQDIDEQSKERSLAEHSEKLAIAFALLTTPARSTIRITKNLRACEDCHSAMKLISLVYDRKLIVRDRNRFHHFSEGQCSCKDYW, encoded by the coding sequence ATGCGCGGCaagcggggagcggcggcggcggcgacggcggcgttgcCGGAGCAGCAGGCAGTGCACGCGCGCCTCGAGAAGTCGGCGAGGCCGGACGTGCTCTACGCCACCGGCGTGATGCGCGCCTACCTCCGCGCGAGCCTCCCGCTGCAgtccctccgcctcctcgccgggctcctcccgcgcgcgccgcggctcCTCGCCACCTCCTTCTCGCTCTCCGTCGCGCTCCAGGCGTGCGggtccgcggcggcgcccgtgTCCGTCGGCGCCGCGCTCCACGCGCGCGCGCTCAGGTCggggttcgccgccgccgacctcttcGTCCGCACCGCGCTCGTCGAGATGTACGCCAAGGCGGGGCGCGTCGACCTCGCGCGGGACGCCTTCGACGAGGCGCCCCTGCGCGACGTGTTCCTCTGCAACGTCATGCTCGCTGCGTACGTCTCGCGCTCCGAGGTCGCGGAGGCCAGGaaggtgttcgacggaatgccgATGAGGGACTTGGTGTCCTGGAACACGATGATCCATGGGTACGCCATGAGAGGGGAGGTCGGCTTGGCGAGGGAGATATTCGACGGGACGGAGGACAGGGATGCCTTCTCCTGGAGCTCGATGATCTCCGCTTACGCTAAGAGCCGGCGATCCAAGGAAGCGCTGGAGCTGTGGCGGGAGATGCACGCCGCCAGCATCATCCCGGACTGCATTACCTTGGTGAGCGTGGTCTCGGCGTGCAGTGATTTGGGAGCGCTGGCCGTTGGTGCAGAGGTACACCGCTTCGTGGAGAGCAACAGGATAGAGCTGGACTTGAAGCTTGGCACTGCTCTGATCGACATGTATGCCAAGTGTGGTGACATTGAGAGTGCACAGAGAGTGTTCGACAGAATGCCAGAGAAGGATGTGCAAACTTGGAGTTCAATGATTATCGGACTGGCCAATCACGGGCTTGGCCATGAGTCGCTCAGCTTGTTCTCGAAGATGATATCTGAAGGGATGAAACCGAATGGGGTCACCTTCGTCGGTGTTCTTATCGCGTGTACTCATGTTGGCCTTGTGAGCGAAGGCAAGAAGTATTTTAGATCAATGAATGAAGTTCATGGTATAGAGCCAACAGTTGAGCACTATGGATGTATGGTTGATCTTCTGGGGCGTTCAGGCCATGTTGAGGAGGCAAGACAACTCATCAGGAGCATGACATTCGAACCCGACACAATTATCTGGAGAGCACTACTTGGGGCCTGTCGCATCCATAAGAATGTGGAGATTGCAGAGGAAGCCATGGCCAAACTGCGAGTTCTGGATCCTCTTGGTGATGGACACTATGTGCTATTGTCAAATATATATGCACAGGCAAACTCTTGGGAAGGTGTTGCAGAAATGAGGAAGACGATTAGAAGGGACAATATTCAGAGGATTCCTGGAAGAAGTTCAATTGAATGGGATGAAAAGATTCATGAGTTTGTCTCTGGTGATAGATTGCATCCAAGGTCCAAGGAGATCTACAGAGTGTTGGAAGAGATGATGGATCGGTTAAAACAAGCAGGTTATAAGCCTATGACAGGTTTGGTATTGCAAGATATTGATGAGCAATCTAAGGAACGCTCCTTGGCTGAACATAGTGAGAAGCTGGCCATTGCTTTTGCGCTGCTAACTACCCCTGCGAGGTCAACTATTCGAATAACGAAGAATCTTAGAGCTTGTGAAGATTGCCATTCAGCTATGAAGTTGATCTCCTTGGTGTATGATCGCAAGTTGATTGTTAGAGACCGGAACCGTTTCCATCATTTCAGTGAAGGGCAGTGCTCATGCAAGGATTACTGGTGA
- the LOC4344037 gene encoding uncharacterized protein: MRSSEAMELLGLPAHTRPSPSEVKAAYRRMVMESHPDRVPTHQKSQAESKFKQISEAYSCLKDGRRYGSRMEVHVMRSGVPTGFGRSNKTLVKAPFLLIIFAAVSLGGFSASRAYQRQKAMCSSQNPFLP; this comes from the exons atgagGAGCAGCGAGGCCATGGAGCTCCTGGGCCTCCCAGCGCACACCCGCCCGTCGCCTTCCGAG GTTAAGGCTGCGTATAGGAGAATGGTGATGGAATCGCATCCTGATCGTGTCCCGACGCATCAGAAGTCTCAAGCCGAGTCAAAATTCAAGCAG ATATCAGAAGCATATTCTTGTTTGAAGGATG GAAGAAGATATGGGAGTAGGATGGAAG TACATGTGATGAGGTCTGGTGTTCCGACGGGATTTGGACGATCAAATAAGACATTGGTTAAAGCCCCTTTTCTACTCATAATTTTTGCAGCGGTTTCATTGGGTGGATTCAGCGCTTCAAG AGCATACCAGCGGCAGAAAGCAATGTGTTCCTCTCAGAATCCATTTCTTCCATAG
- the LOC4344038 gene encoding uncharacterized protein, whose protein sequence is MAEYATAKTSVWWDIENCQVPRACDPNLIAQNMSSALAAAGYTGPVSISAYGDIGRIGNAVTHALSSTGISLNHVPAGIKDASDKKILVDMLFWAIDNPPPANYLLISGDRDFSNALHKLTMRRYNILLAQPPNVSQALTAAAKSVWLWKSLVAGEPPLAESPYVSSTASGNMVELDKSKNINSDSSDTTTDTNPQNGLQSDHQKGGNGKADKQSKVKQPRRNQSDNVSKPASNEENSVEVADNSKEYTTDHPTQSSMPSSSSSSSSESQDGAKVNQSSKPKVQPFSLPKKPAKSAHCHQKTAPHDFNSKKSGASAESAAKNGTPDSGNGGGYNPKHHKPHTSQSPRPQNSITHPHSGSEIFHHTLSSQRTNSCSPSAGHNGAPTAPLQSWPSAPPYHSPPVNYPDLNRINISGYPRGIHDNQGVNMNYHPNHSGSPHNVQPAYNSYRPPTPPSMPSNMQNAGQWGVNPGYPQPSSDPQGLIRNILGALEVLKTEKIPPIEQHISDCIRYGEANLPNFDVKKALELAIQHQAIVLKMLGPMSFYLGKNQNLWKCVNIMDINAKYPKDTFDAVHRFISSTSGSSAIKNSRSKYQAAIVLKNQCLKHLALGEVLQILYIIINTKKWFVPHSSGWQPLSFNIIVVDATTGAGGKA, encoded by the exons atggcggagTACGCGACGGCGAAGACGTCGGTGTGGTGGGACATCGAGAACTGCCAGGTCCCCCGCGCCTGCGACCCCAACCTCATCGCCCAGAACATGAgctccgccctcgccgccgccggctacaCCGGCCCCGTCTCCATCTCCGCCTACGGCGACATCGGCCGCATCGGCAACGCCGTCACCCACGCCCTCTCCAGCACCGGCATCTCCCTCAACCACGTCCCCGCCG GTATTAAAGATGCAAGTGATAAGAAGATCTTAGTTGACATGCTGTTCTGGGCTATTGACAACCCTCCACCAGCAAACTATTTGTTAATTTCTGGTGATCGGGATTTCTCTAATGCCCTTCATAAGCTTACAATGAGACGGTACAATATTCTACTAGCACAGCCTCCAAATGTGTCTCAGGCCCTTACTGCTGCAGCGAAAAGTGTTTGGCTCTGGAAAAGCCTTGTAGCTGGAGAACCACCTCTAGCAGAGTCGCCATATGTTAGTAGCACAGCAAGTGGCAATATGGTTGAGTTAGATAAGTCTAAGAACATTAATTCAGATTCTTCAGACACTACTACAGACACAAACCCTCAGAATGGTCTCCAGTCTGATCATCAAAAGGGTGGTAATGGCAAGGCAGATAAGCAATCTAAAGTGAAGCAACCTCGAAGAAACCAGTCAGACAATGTATCTAAACCAGCAAGCAACGAAGAAAATTCAGTTGAAGTTGCTGATAATTCTAAAGAATACACTACTGACCATCCAACTCAGTCTTCTATgccatcgtcatcttcatcatcaagcTCTGAATCACAGGATGGGGCAAAGGTGAACCAGTCAAGTAAACCAAAAGTTCAGCCCTTTTCCCTGCCTAAAAAGCCTGCAAAATCTGCTCATTGCCATCAAAAGACTGCTCCACATGACTTCAATAGTAAGAAGTCTGGTGCCTCAGCGGAATCTGCTGCGAAGAATGGTACTCCTGACTCTGGCAACGGTGGTGGCTATAATCCAAAACATCATAAACCTCATACCTCCCAGTCTCCAAGACCACAAAATTCAATTACTCATCCTCATAGTGGATCTGAGATTTTTCATCATACATTGAGTTCACAAAGAACCAACTCATGCTCACCATCAGCTGGGCATAATGGCGCTCCTACTGCACCACTGCAATCCTGGCCAAGTGCCCCTCCCTATCACAGCCCACCAGTTAATTATCCTGATTTGAATCGGATAAATATTTCTGGATACCCCAGAGGAATTCATGACAACCAAGGTGTGAACATGAACTACCACCCTAACCATTCTGGCTCTCCTCATAATGTTCAGCCTGCTTATAATAGTTACAGACCTCCAACACCACCTAGTATGCCCAGCAACATGCAAAATGCTGGACAATGGGGAGTGAACCCAGGATATCCACAGCCATCTTCTGACCCTCAAGGTCTTATAAGAAATATATTAGGTGCTTTGGAAGTATTGAAGACAGAGAAGATTCCACCAATAGAACAGCATATTTCAGATTGTATACGTTATGGAGAAGCtaacttaccaaattttgatgttAAGAAGGCTCTTGAACTTGCCATTCAGCATCAAGCCATCGTCTTGAAAATGTTAGGTCCTATGTCATTCTATTTGGGGAAGAACCAAAATCTTTGGAAATGTGTGAATATAATGGATATAAATGCAAAATATCCAAAAGATACGTTTGATGCTGTTCATAGGTTCATATCTTCCACCTCTGGCAGCTCTGCTATAAAGAATTCTAGATCCAA GTATCAAGCTGCAATTGTCTTAAAGAATCAATGCTTGAAACATCTTGCCCTTGGTGAAGTTCTTCAGATTTTGTATATCATAATCAATACAAAGAAGTGGTTTGTGCCGCATTCTTCAGGGTGGCAGCCGTTGTCGTTTAACATTATAGTGGTTGATGCCACGACAGGTGCTGGTGGGAAAGCTTAG